In the genome of Halapricum salinum, one region contains:
- a CDS encoding DUF5794 domain-containing protein, with protein MSSSQHPIALAIERQVGGSTRLLATVMCLPLVDGLFPALVLAGAVDGPVGILEVGLLVFGGSATVAVILADMDGGPREQLPKILGVGAVLVAGAAVMAALAPTVESLLNLWVFERFAAVVILAVAAKTASARIGDLLPRPAMIVALGFLASVEPANATLVVSTDLGLIARGTAAAAVGVAFAVAVSLAGPTLRRSVDLDRFRFGSAVALGMLPLSIFGLVPGNAPLALAVLGLTAVLAFDPDGEAARSRSRTTATDGGDGHSREQDLTDGLNTSDDGYQAPWL; from the coding sequence ATGAGTAGCTCCCAACACCCGATCGCGCTCGCGATAGAGCGCCAGGTCGGAGGCTCGACGCGTCTGTTGGCGACTGTCATGTGTCTCCCGTTAGTCGACGGGCTGTTCCCCGCACTCGTGTTGGCGGGTGCGGTCGACGGCCCAGTCGGCATTCTCGAAGTAGGGCTGCTGGTATTCGGCGGGAGTGCGACCGTCGCGGTAATTCTCGCGGACATGGACGGCGGCCCGCGCGAACAGCTACCCAAGATTCTGGGCGTCGGCGCGGTTCTGGTGGCCGGCGCAGCCGTGATGGCCGCGCTCGCACCGACGGTCGAGAGCCTGCTCAACCTCTGGGTCTTCGAGCGCTTCGCCGCCGTCGTGATCCTCGCGGTCGCCGCCAAGACTGCCAGCGCCCGGATCGGCGACTTGCTCCCCCGACCGGCGATGATCGTCGCGCTGGGCTTTCTCGCAAGCGTCGAGCCCGCAAACGCGACGCTCGTCGTCTCGACCGACCTCGGGCTGATCGCTCGCGGGACCGCTGCGGCGGCCGTCGGCGTCGCGTTCGCCGTCGCCGTCTCGCTGGCGGGACCGACGCTCCGGCGCTCGGTCGATCTCGACCGCTTCCGATTCGGGAGCGCCGTCGCGCTGGGGATGCTCCCGCTGTCGATATTCGGTCTCGTCCCGGGTAACGCGCCGCTCGCGCTGGCTGTCCTGGGACTGACTGCCGTGCTCGCGTTCGACCCTGATGGGGAGGCAGCCCGCTCTCGCTCCCGGACGACGGCGACCGACGGCGGTGACGGTCACTCCCGAGAGCAGGACCTCACTGACGGGCTGAACACCAGCGACGACGGGTACCAGGCTCCCTGGCTCTGA
- the guaB gene encoding IMP dehydrogenase: protein MANDPQPYSAKLDVPEALTFDDVLLRPKESRVEPDEADMRTKVSKNVELQVPVLSAAMDTVTESGMAIGMARHGGLGVMHRNMDVDRMATEVERVKRADELIIRDVVTASPDQTVQDVDEMMDHAGVSGAPVVDDDQKVLGIISGTDIRPYLEVGERDEVREAMTDEVVTASEDVTARDALELMYDHKIERVPIVDDGNRLVGLVTMQGILQRREYDNAARAEDGSLRCGVAVGPFEQERAEVADEAGADIIFIDCAHAHNLDVVDSAREIKSSVDADVVVGNIGTSEAAEDLVDFADGLKVGIGPGSICTTRVVSGAGMPQITAVSEVADVASQHDVPVIADGGIRYSGDAIKAIAAGADAVMLGSYFAGTDEAPGRVITMNGKKYKQYRGMGSVGAMKSGGGERYLKDVEDDEEDEYVPEGVEAATPYKGSLQSELHQLVGGMKSGMGYVGANTIPEFKERSEFVRVSSAGHQESHPHDVMITDEAPNYSPDES from the coding sequence ATGGCGAACGATCCACAGCCCTATTCTGCGAAACTGGACGTACCAGAGGCATTGACGTTCGACGACGTACTGCTCCGCCCCAAGGAGAGTCGCGTCGAACCGGACGAAGCAGACATGCGCACGAAAGTCTCGAAGAACGTCGAGCTACAGGTCCCGGTGCTGTCGGCGGCGATGGACACCGTCACCGAGAGCGGGATGGCGATCGGGATGGCCCGACACGGTGGCCTGGGCGTCATGCACCGCAACATGGATGTCGACCGGATGGCCACTGAGGTCGAACGCGTCAAACGTGCCGACGAACTCATCATCCGGGACGTCGTGACTGCCAGTCCCGATCAAACTGTGCAGGACGTCGACGAGATGATGGATCACGCGGGCGTCTCCGGTGCGCCCGTCGTCGACGACGACCAGAAGGTGCTCGGGATCATCTCCGGGACGGACATCCGGCCCTACCTCGAGGTCGGCGAGCGTGACGAAGTCCGTGAGGCGATGACCGACGAGGTCGTCACCGCCAGCGAGGACGTCACCGCTCGTGACGCGCTCGAACTGATGTACGACCACAAGATCGAGCGCGTCCCGATCGTCGACGACGGGAACCGTCTCGTCGGTCTCGTGACGATGCAGGGCATCCTCCAGCGACGGGAGTACGACAACGCCGCCCGGGCCGAGGACGGCTCGCTACGCTGTGGCGTGGCTGTCGGCCCCTTCGAGCAAGAGCGCGCCGAAGTCGCCGACGAGGCCGGTGCGGATATTATCTTCATCGACTGTGCACACGCGCACAACCTCGACGTCGTCGACAGCGCTCGCGAGATCAAATCCTCCGTCGACGCCGATGTCGTCGTCGGTAACATCGGGACCAGCGAGGCAGCGGAGGATCTGGTCGACTTCGCCGATGGTCTCAAAGTCGGGATTGGCCCGGGCTCGATCTGTACGACGCGGGTCGTCTCCGGCGCGGGCATGCCCCAGATCACGGCCGTCTCGGAGGTGGCTGACGTCGCGAGCCAGCACGACGTGCCAGTGATCGCCGACGGCGGGATTCGCTACTCCGGCGACGCGATCAAGGCCATCGCCGCCGGTGCCGACGCCGTCATGCTCGGGTCGTATTTCGCCGGCACCGACGAAGCCCCAGGCCGCGTCATCACGATGAACGGCAAGAAGTACAAACAGTACCGCGGGATGGGGTCGGTCGGCGCTATGAAGTCCGGCGGCGGCGAGCGCTACCTCAAGGACGTCGAGGACGACGAAGAAGACGAATACGTCCCCGAAGGTGTCGAGGCCGCGACCCCCTACAAGGGCTCGCTCCAGTCTGAACTCCACCAGCTCGTCGGCGGCATGAAGTCCGGGATGGGCTACGTCGGCGCGAACACCATTCCCGAGTTCAAGGAACGCTCGGAGTTCGTTCGGGTCTCCAGTGCGGGCCACCAGGAGAGTCACCCACACGACGTGATGATCACCGACGAAGCGCCTAACTACAGCCCTGACGAGAGTTAG
- a CDS encoding ABC1 kinase family protein: MNLRAYRRFFTVVRQFLPLAIAYARDRRRFLLFGSSRQVTADQRRRRAQRLLESLLTLGPTFIKLGQLLSTRPDILPPEYVEEFSKLQDKVPPADWGQARVVLEEEIGPVDQRFSDFDVEPISGASLGQVYYAEVDGDPVAVKVRRPGVEDLVEADLRVIRWTLPLVMRFVDSARSFSLQTLADEFTKTIREEMDYGREAKMLTEIRGNFEGDDRIVIPPVVESHSTERVLTMGYIPGTKINDVEELDRKGIDRTELAETLEEAYFQMIVEDGVFHADPHPGNLAVKDDGSIVFYDFGMSGYVDPFIQEKIVEFYTAVAEQDIDKILDALIEMGTLSPEADRQVMADVMELAIADARGEDIEQYRVQQIVQQVEDTIYEFPLRLPSNLALVLRVATVVEGVCVTLDPDFDFISVATDYLREAGYFEESARQFVRDRATEFQDAARSAVRVPPKLESALDRVEHGDLRVKADIEDSDKLFDILARRIVLGLVLASGIGSTVFLSVFGTVETTAVAGGGTVVIAFLLYRSFRKQRGIRARPQFTRQQMREREPADSEPEQPSLGPFDDGVGPEQQTGSE; this comes from the coding sequence GTGAACCTCCGTGCCTACCGGCGGTTCTTCACGGTCGTCCGCCAGTTCCTCCCTCTGGCGATCGCCTACGCCCGTGACCGCCGTCGATTCTTGCTGTTTGGCTCGTCTCGTCAGGTGACCGCAGACCAGCGCCGCCGCCGCGCACAGCGATTACTAGAGTCGCTGTTGACGCTCGGGCCGACGTTCATCAAACTCGGCCAGTTGCTTTCGACCCGCCCGGACATCCTCCCGCCGGAGTACGTCGAGGAGTTCTCGAAACTCCAGGACAAGGTCCCGCCCGCCGACTGGGGCCAGGCCCGGGTCGTCCTCGAAGAGGAGATCGGCCCTGTCGACCAGCGCTTCAGTGACTTCGACGTCGAACCGATCAGCGGTGCGAGTCTCGGACAGGTCTACTACGCCGAGGTCGACGGGGATCCCGTCGCCGTCAAGGTTCGTCGCCCGGGCGTCGAGGACCTCGTCGAGGCCGACTTGCGGGTTATCAGGTGGACGCTACCGCTCGTGATGCGATTCGTCGATTCGGCCCGCTCGTTCTCCTTGCAGACGCTTGCCGACGAGTTCACCAAGACCATCCGCGAGGAGATGGACTACGGCCGCGAGGCGAAGATGCTGACCGAGATTCGAGGGAATTTCGAGGGCGACGACCGGATCGTCATCCCACCCGTGGTCGAGAGTCACTCGACCGAGCGCGTGCTCACCATGGGGTACATCCCAGGGACGAAGATCAACGACGTCGAGGAACTCGATCGAAAGGGGATCGACCGAACCGAACTGGCCGAGACGCTCGAAGAGGCGTACTTCCAGATGATCGTCGAAGACGGTGTCTTCCACGCCGACCCCCACCCTGGAAATCTCGCGGTGAAAGACGACGGCTCGATCGTCTTCTACGACTTCGGGATGAGCGGCTACGTCGACCCGTTCATCCAGGAGAAGATCGTCGAGTTCTACACTGCCGTCGCCGAGCAGGACATCGACAAGATCCTCGACGCACTGATCGAGATGGGGACGCTCTCGCCCGAAGCCGACCGGCAGGTGATGGCCGACGTGATGGAACTGGCCATCGCCGACGCTCGCGGGGAAGACATCGAGCAGTACCGCGTCCAGCAGATCGTCCAGCAAGTCGAGGACACGATCTACGAGTTTCCGCTTCGCCTGCCGTCGAACCTCGCGCTCGTCCTCCGGGTCGCGACGGTCGTCGAAGGGGTCTGCGTGACGCTCGATCCCGACTTCGACTTCATCTCGGTCGCGACCGACTACCTCCGGGAGGCAGGGTACTTCGAGGAAAGCGCACGACAGTTCGTCCGGGATCGCGCGACGGAGTTTCAGGACGCGGCCCGCTCGGCAGTCCGGGTCCCGCCGAAACTCGAATCCGCACTCGACCGGGTCGAGCACGGGGATCTCCGAGTCAAAGCAGATATCGAAGACTCAGACAAGCTCTTCGATATTCTCGCCCGGCGGATCGTCCTCGGATTGGTCCTGGCGAGTGGGATCGGCTCGACGGTGTTTCTCTCGGTATTCGGGACCGTCGAGACCACCGCAGTCGCGGGTGGCGGCACGGTCGTGATCGCGTTCTTGCTGTATCGATCCTTCCGCAAACAGCGAGGAATCAGAGCCCGACCGCAGTTCACCCGCCAGCAGATGCGAGAGCGAGAACCGGCCGATTCGGAACCCGAACAACCGAGTCTCGGGCCGTTCGACGACGGCGTTGGCCCGGAGCAACAGACCGGCAGTGAGTGA
- a CDS encoding Hsp20/alpha crystallin family protein has protein sequence MSALRDALRELPDAVYADVLESDDAYLLLVDLPGATSETVDARVERGRVIIEARREKDLPAGFEYVEEERSLFLDVELPLPPDATGDGAKGSVDQGVLELRLPKQTAAPSATIPIDEA, from the coding sequence ATGTCAGCGCTGCGTGATGCCCTGCGAGAGTTGCCCGATGCAGTGTACGCCGACGTGCTGGAGAGCGACGACGCGTACCTGTTGCTCGTCGATCTCCCCGGCGCGACCAGTGAGACGGTCGACGCCCGCGTCGAGCGCGGCCGAGTGATCATCGAAGCGCGGCGTGAGAAAGACCTCCCTGCTGGCTTCGAGTACGTCGAGGAGGAGCGCTCGCTGTTTCTCGACGTCGAGTTGCCGTTGCCACCGGACGCGACCGGCGACGGCGCAAAAGGCAGCGTCGATCAGGGCGTGCTCGAACTGCGCCTGCCGAAACAGACCGCCGCACCGTCGGCGACGATCCCGATCGACGAGGCCTGA
- a CDS encoding inositol monophosphatase family protein — translation MSDARQRAALTERAVRAGGAVARDIFRGELTIETKANKNDLVTDADREAQRQVVHTIVQEFPNEAFLTEESFENPGGEDAPDAPTPIQRAGEVVDSVPETGPCWVVDPIDGTANFARGIRLWTTSVAAVDDGETVAAGTYLPSLQDIYTAGPDSATRNGETLVTSQRDDPETFAVGLVAYWAGDRSEQFGALAREVAARFGDSRRFGSFQATLAMVASGELDAAVTTEPITAWDTLAGVKLVEAAGGTVTDPDGSAWSAETDGLVASNGRTHDAVVDSIQAAIE, via the coding sequence ATGAGTGACGCGAGACAGCGTGCGGCGTTGACCGAGCGGGCGGTCCGCGCCGGTGGGGCGGTCGCACGGGACATCTTCCGGGGGGAGTTGACGATCGAGACCAAAGCGAACAAGAACGACCTGGTGACCGACGCCGACCGGGAGGCCCAGCGTCAGGTCGTCCACACGATCGTGCAAGAGTTTCCCAACGAAGCGTTCCTCACAGAGGAGAGTTTCGAGAACCCGGGCGGCGAGGATGCGCCCGACGCTCCCACACCGATCCAGCGCGCGGGTGAAGTAGTCGATAGCGTTCCAGAGACGGGACCGTGCTGGGTCGTCGACCCGATCGACGGAACGGCGAACTTCGCACGCGGGATCAGGCTCTGGACGACCAGCGTCGCGGCCGTCGACGACGGCGAGACGGTCGCAGCCGGGACGTACCTCCCCTCTTTGCAGGACATCTATACCGCGGGGCCGGACAGCGCCACGCGCAACGGCGAGACCCTGGTGACGAGCCAACGTGACGACCCCGAGACGTTCGCCGTCGGACTGGTCGCCTACTGGGCTGGCGACCGCAGCGAGCAGTTCGGAGCACTGGCACGCGAAGTCGCCGCGAGATTCGGTGACAGCCGCCGGTTCGGGAGCTTCCAGGCGACGCTGGCGATGGTCGCAAGCGGCGAGCTAGACGCGGCCGTGACGACCGAGCCGATCACCGCCTGGGACACGCTGGCTGGCGTGAAACTCGTCGAGGCGGCGGGTGGGACAGTCACCGATCCCGACGGCAGTGCATGGAGCGCCGAGACCGACGGGCTCGTGGCCTCCAACGGCAGGACCCACGACGCCGTCGTCGATTCGATCCAGGCTGCGATCGAGTGA
- a CDS encoding bacterio-opsin activator domain-containing protein, with translation MNVVILVSIVLRVAGVGYSLVLLSRSGDRRFGFLTVMLSLMATRQMLSARHATSPIEELPGLAVSVLALLTVYYLSSYVVEEKRLTDRLRGFRKAIEHAGHAILLTDTDGTIEYANPAVESVVGHDPDAVVGENPRLWKSGEHDEDFYAEMWDQISSGSVWEGEIVNQTRSGEHCWVDMTIAPVTDDDGDIERYVAVERDVTDRKERQHRIEQQNDRLDRLNNTNEVLRDVNRDLVAASTREEIERAVCDRFSRSELFEAACILDTGAFAERVTVRTAAGTDEAGVYGERFATGAGRTAVAEVLDQGRPSFVDSTLEEVTDPAAATGVLVPLSYQNAEYGVLFVDAARDNAFEAIDQGLFADLGLTVGDAINAAESRQTLASDDVTELEFRVEGVDDPFVRLSEAIGGTLELAGMSDEGDGCIAYVSVRDCDGPEVAEDVSDTPGIRTAQRVCVHDEASVFRLGIDDSVVTTLARYGAAVTALEITDGQGRLVADVSPSNDVRALVEAAKSVYPPLDLIAQRERERESPFETEFRAALEESLTTRQLEAAQTAYFAGFFEWPRETNGEAVASMMDISQSTFTQHLRAAERKLFRALFEERSNSLARLPNV, from the coding sequence GTGAACGTCGTGATTCTCGTATCGATCGTCCTGCGCGTCGCCGGCGTGGGCTACTCGCTCGTGCTCCTGTCACGGAGCGGCGACAGACGGTTCGGATTCCTCACGGTGATGCTGTCGCTGATGGCGACCCGCCAGATGCTGTCTGCACGACACGCCACGAGTCCGATCGAGGAACTCCCCGGCCTGGCAGTGAGCGTCCTCGCGCTGTTGACCGTCTACTATCTCTCCAGTTATGTCGTCGAAGAGAAGCGCCTCACCGATCGCCTCCGCGGGTTTCGCAAGGCCATCGAACACGCCGGCCACGCCATCCTCCTGACGGACACCGACGGAACTATCGAGTACGCGAACCCCGCGGTCGAGAGCGTCGTCGGGCACGATCCCGACGCGGTCGTCGGTGAGAACCCACGGCTCTGGAAGTCCGGCGAGCACGACGAGGACTTCTACGCGGAGATGTGGGATCAGATCTCCTCGGGATCGGTCTGGGAGGGTGAGATCGTGAACCAGACCAGGTCCGGCGAGCACTGCTGGGTCGACATGACGATCGCACCAGTTACGGACGATGACGGCGATATCGAACGCTACGTCGCCGTCGAACGGGACGTCACCGACCGCAAGGAACGCCAGCACCGCATCGAACAGCAGAACGACCGTCTCGATCGCCTCAACAACACGAACGAGGTGCTCCGGGACGTCAACCGCGACCTCGTCGCGGCGTCGACGCGGGAGGAAATCGAGCGGGCTGTCTGTGATCGTTTCTCGCGGTCGGAGCTCTTCGAGGCGGCCTGCATTCTCGATACGGGGGCCTTCGCCGAGCGAGTAACCGTCCGGACCGCTGCCGGCACTGACGAGGCGGGGGTCTACGGGGAACGCTTCGCGACCGGTGCCGGCAGAACGGCCGTTGCGGAAGTTCTCGACCAGGGTCGGCCGTCGTTCGTCGATTCGACACTCGAAGAAGTCACAGACCCGGCGGCGGCGACTGGTGTCCTCGTTCCACTGTCGTACCAGAACGCCGAGTACGGGGTGCTCTTCGTCGACGCGGCCCGGGACAATGCCTTCGAGGCGATCGACCAGGGGCTGTTCGCCGACCTCGGGCTGACTGTCGGAGACGCGATCAACGCGGCCGAGAGCAGGCAGACGCTCGCTTCCGACGACGTGACGGAACTGGAGTTCCGGGTCGAAGGGGTCGACGATCCGTTCGTCCGCCTCTCAGAGGCGATCGGGGGCACACTCGAACTGGCGGGTATGAGCGACGAGGGCGACGGGTGTATCGCCTACGTTTCCGTGCGGGATTGTGACGGGCCCGAAGTCGCCGAGGACGTCTCGGACACGCCGGGGATACGGACCGCCCAACGGGTGTGTGTCCACGACGAAGCGTCCGTCTTCCGGCTCGGGATCGACGACTCGGTAGTCACGACGCTCGCTCGGTACGGGGCGGCTGTGACCGCTCTCGAGATCACTGACGGACAGGGACGGCTCGTCGCGGACGTCTCGCCGTCGAACGACGTGCGAGCCCTCGTCGAGGCTGCCAAGTCGGTGTATCCCCCGCTCGATCTGATAGCGCAACGCGAGCGCGAGCGCGAGTCGCCGTTCGAGACCGAGTTCCGCGCTGCACTCGAAGAGTCGCTGACGACTCGCCAGCTCGAGGCGGCCCAGACGGCGTATTTCGCCGGCTTCTTCGAGTGGCCACGCGAGACGAACGGCGAAGCGGTCGCCTCGATGATGGACATCAGCCAGTCGACGTTCACCCAGCATCTCCGTGCGGCTGAACGGAAGCTTTTCCGGGCGCTGTTCGAGGAGCGGTCGAACTCCCTCGCGCGGCTACCGAACGTCTGA
- a CDS encoding 4Fe-4S dicluster domain-containing protein, with the protein MSRSGEDGRAPGVPDVGRTTLDEMVDHERTDPREELARTDHDTDLGLAMAEDAKRVSRGDLSAEEFWERYDERAEREFGDAYRETPNPAIDSDDQTIDAGTADSLGCSVGSMESVACDLRAQDETDAAAESSSDVTDGDERWGMVIDLQKCVGCDSCSVACKAENRTPPGVSYNVVMEEEHGEFPNVTRTNVPRPCMQCENPPCVQVCPVSATYKMDNGVVNIDYDRCIGCRYCMIACPYGARYFDFGENYDDEVEEAGEITSPEYGVDRGAREDGESPIGNVRKCSFCTHRLERGEEPACVETCVGDARNMGDLDDPDSEVSKMADSSRAFQLKESEGTDPNVYYLE; encoded by the coding sequence ATGAGTCGCTCAGGCGAGGACGGGCGCGCGCCCGGCGTGCCGGACGTGGGCCGGACCACACTCGACGAGATGGTCGATCACGAGCGAACCGACCCTCGCGAAGAGTTAGCCAGGACCGATCACGACACCGACCTGGGGCTGGCGATGGCCGAGGACGCAAAGCGGGTCTCCCGGGGCGACCTCTCCGCCGAGGAGTTCTGGGAGCGATACGACGAGCGCGCCGAGCGAGAGTTCGGTGACGCTTACCGCGAGACGCCGAACCCCGCGATCGACAGCGACGACCAGACAATCGACGCCGGGACCGCCGATTCGCTGGGCTGTTCAGTCGGCTCGATGGAGTCGGTAGCGTGTGACCTTCGAGCACAGGACGAGACGGACGCGGCCGCGGAGTCCTCCAGCGACGTGACCGACGGTGACGAGCGCTGGGGGATGGTGATCGACCTCCAGAAGTGCGTCGGCTGTGACTCCTGTTCGGTCGCCTGCAAGGCCGAGAACCGGACGCCGCCGGGGGTCTCCTACAACGTCGTGATGGAGGAGGAACACGGCGAGTTTCCGAACGTCACGCGGACGAACGTCCCCCGGCCCTGTATGCAGTGTGAGAACCCCCCGTGCGTGCAGGTCTGTCCGGTCAGCGCGACCTACAAGATGGACAACGGCGTGGTCAACATCGACTACGACCGCTGTATCGGCTGTCGGTACTGTATGATCGCGTGCCCGTACGGGGCGCGGTACTTCGACTTCGGGGAGAACTACGACGACGAGGTCGAGGAAGCCGGCGAGATCACTAGCCCCGAGTACGGCGTCGACCGCGGCGCGCGCGAAGACGGCGAGTCCCCGATCGGCAACGTCAGGAAGTGCAGTTTCTGTACGCATCGCCTCGAACGCGGCGAGGAGCCGGCCTGTGTCGAGACCTGCGTCGGCGACGCCCGGAATATGGGCGACCTCGATGATCCCGACAGCGAGGTCTCGAAGATGGCCGACTCCTCGCGGGCGTTCCAGCTCAAAGAGAGCGAGGGCACCGATCCCAACGTCTACTACCTGGAGTAA
- the nrfD gene encoding NrfD/PsrC family molybdoenzyme membrane anchor subunit, producing MATEQSRFDFDPGFLDDRLRVAWYAVLGVLLLIGGYAMWLRLTQGMRSTNLTSTTPWGAWVAFYIYFVGLSAGAFLVSTLANVFGIEKLHRIDRDALFAAIISMVVALLFVWTDLGRMDRMFYPFVWRQLTSPLSWEVHAYVAYILVLVAELYFSMRYDLARIAEHGSGLRSRLSALLTLGRRATTDASRATDRTWLKRAGILGIPLAIFLVHGGTGVLFAVSKARPYWNSGLFPVIFIVSAVLSGTALVMVLYVLRTRLFDGESVDRDLLERLSVLLAVFIIVDAALTAIEALIAVASLHPHELETWSIILFGEMSWSFWWFMVGFGWVFPLVMVSKRSWRRTPWLMVVAGLSVVIGIVAVRFNIVVPPQILPVMEGLPHGSYFPSAVEWATSAGMIAVGLLLYTIGAELLPLTPLDRGDN from the coding sequence ATGGCAACTGAACAATCGCGATTCGATTTCGATCCCGGTTTCCTGGACGACCGACTCCGCGTCGCCTGGTACGCCGTACTGGGCGTGCTGTTGCTGATCGGCGGCTACGCGATGTGGCTGCGGCTCACCCAGGGCATGCGGAGTACGAACCTGACGAGCACGACCCCGTGGGGCGCGTGGGTCGCCTTCTACATCTACTTCGTCGGCCTCTCGGCGGGCGCGTTCCTCGTGAGCACGCTGGCCAACGTCTTCGGTATCGAGAAGCTCCACCGGATCGACCGGGACGCGCTGTTCGCGGCGATCATCAGCATGGTCGTCGCGCTGCTGTTCGTCTGGACCGACCTCGGCCGGATGGACCGGATGTTCTACCCGTTCGTCTGGCGGCAACTCACGTCGCCGCTGTCCTGGGAGGTCCACGCCTACGTCGCCTACATCCTGGTGCTGGTCGCGGAACTGTACTTCTCGATGCGATACGATCTCGCCCGGATCGCCGAGCACGGGTCGGGACTGCGGTCGCGGCTCAGCGCACTCCTGACCCTCGGCCGCCGGGCGACGACCGACGCATCCCGGGCGACCGACCGGACGTGGCTCAAGCGGGCCGGTATCCTCGGGATCCCGCTGGCGATCTTCCTCGTCCACGGCGGGACCGGCGTGCTCTTCGCGGTCTCGAAGGCCCGTCCGTACTGGAACAGCGGGCTGTTCCCGGTGATCTTCATCGTCTCTGCTGTCCTCTCGGGAACGGCGCTGGTAATGGTGCTGTACGTCCTCCGGACGCGGCTGTTCGACGGCGAGTCCGTTGACCGAGACCTCCTCGAGCGCCTCTCGGTACTGCTGGCCGTGTTCATCATCGTCGACGCGGCCCTGACCGCCATCGAGGCGCTGATCGCCGTCGCAAGCCTCCACCCCCACGAACTAGAGACCTGGAGCATCATCCTCTTCGGCGAGATGTCGTGGTCGTTCTGGTGGTTCATGGTCGGCTTCGGCTGGGTGTTCCCGCTCGTGATGGTCTCGAAGCGCTCCTGGCGGCGCACCCCGTGGCTGATGGTCGTCGCCGGACTCAGCGTCGTGATCGGCATCGTCGCGGTCCGGTTCAACATCGTCGTCCCGCCGCAGATCCTCCCCGTCATGGAGGGGCTCCCCCACGGCTCGTACTTCCCATCGGCCGTGGAGTGGGCCACCAGCGCCGGGATGATTGCAGTCGGCCTGCTGCTGTACACGATCGGCGCGGAACTGCTTCCCCTTACCCCACTCGATCGAGGTGATAACTGA